From a single Oceaniferula flava genomic region:
- a CDS encoding tetratricopeptide repeat protein has translation MKYHLSALLLGLSLTTPVWSQDEKAAEPAPAKEASSDSRSKAVKMMQAFSNLPKEKRQEYHQKLIKTQNLFNQKRIFDALEQLDELDQIFPDHPSALNIRGACYVEIRSFAKANKIFQQVLEIAPDNTSVLFNLAEVDFVMKNWQTAHDRFTKLVPKLPESNKAMVRLCEFKLLLCKLKLDKLDEAKAMRDKYDIWDDSPYFYCSRAAILYHEGDKMEAEKMLRNVRYVWRNDGVLAPWQDTLIEFGYIRSFYGGDTEEIEE, from the coding sequence ATGAAATACCATCTTTCCGCACTCCTGTTAGGGCTCAGCCTCACCACCCCCGTCTGGTCCCAAGATGAGAAAGCTGCCGAGCCAGCGCCAGCCAAGGAAGCCTCCTCAGACAGCCGCTCAAAGGCGGTGAAAATGATGCAAGCATTCTCCAACCTGCCGAAAGAAAAACGTCAGGAATACCACCAGAAGCTGATCAAGACGCAGAACCTGTTCAACCAGAAGCGCATCTTCGATGCCCTTGAGCAGCTCGATGAGCTCGACCAGATCTTCCCCGATCATCCGTCTGCACTAAACATCCGTGGTGCTTGCTACGTGGAGATCCGCTCCTTTGCCAAAGCGAACAAAATTTTCCAACAAGTGCTGGAAATCGCCCCGGACAACACCAGCGTGCTGTTCAACCTGGCGGAGGTCGATTTCGTGATGAAAAACTGGCAGACTGCCCACGATCGCTTCACCAAACTCGTCCCCAAGCTGCCTGAAAGCAACAAGGCGATGGTGCGCCTCTGTGAGTTCAAATTGCTCCTTTGCAAACTGAAGCTCGACAAGCTGGACGAAGCCAAGGCGATGCGCGACAAATACGACATCTGGGATGATTCCCCATACTTCTACTGCTCCCGCGCTGCCATCCTCTACCACGAGGGCGACAAGATGGAGGCTGAGAAAATGCTGCGCAACGTCCGCTACGTCTGGCGCAACGACGGTGTGCTCGCCCCATGGCAGGACACGCTGATCGAGTTCGGCTACATCCGCAGCTTCTACGGTGGCGACACCGAAGAGATCGAGGAGTAG
- a CDS encoding biotin--[acetyl-CoA-carboxylase] ligase, producing the protein MFDIEEFGRIAPQWAQRLRYHSELGSTNDEALRLCEAGVAHGTVVLADHQTSGRGRRGAAWMSQSGAGLLFTLILRPQFEKQHWPRLALAAGCAIAQVLQELCGLPAEVKWPNDVLIDGKKCCGILVETRGDYAVVGIGINVTASPDGEESVALADLTPRAVSREALLRALLDRLSQSTLVCADHFPELVDQVAEMCYLTGKTIGFSANGESLSGRALGISEEGELLVEIDGYVRRFMQAELVRVIS; encoded by the coding sequence ATGTTTGACATCGAGGAATTCGGCCGGATCGCTCCGCAGTGGGCGCAGCGATTGCGCTATCACTCCGAGCTCGGCTCGACCAATGACGAGGCACTGCGACTTTGCGAGGCCGGAGTGGCCCACGGCACCGTGGTGCTGGCCGATCACCAAACGTCCGGCCGAGGTCGCCGCGGAGCTGCGTGGATGAGCCAGTCCGGTGCCGGTTTGCTCTTCACTTTGATTCTGCGGCCTCAGTTTGAAAAACAACACTGGCCACGCCTGGCCCTGGCTGCCGGCTGTGCCATTGCCCAAGTTCTGCAAGAGCTGTGTGGGCTGCCTGCGGAGGTGAAGTGGCCGAACGATGTCCTGATCGATGGCAAAAAATGCTGCGGTATCCTGGTGGAAACACGCGGTGATTACGCCGTGGTGGGGATTGGGATCAATGTCACCGCCTCGCCGGACGGTGAGGAATCGGTCGCGCTGGCCGATCTCACTCCACGAGCCGTTAGTCGGGAGGCGCTGCTGCGTGCTCTGCTGGACCGACTCAGCCAAAGCACCTTGGTCTGTGCCGACCATTTTCCAGAGTTGGTCGATCAGGTCGCGGAGATGTGTTATCTCACGGGAAAAACCATCGGCTTCAGTGCCAATGGGGAGTCGCTCAGCGGTCGCGCCCTGGGTATCAGTGAGGAGGGGGAGTTGCTTGTGGAAATCGACGGGTATGTCCGGCGGTTCATGCAGGCCGAGCTGGTGCGGGTGATCTCGTAG
- a CDS encoding ATP-binding protein: MAYTAEKAFELIEAAHQRGRLAHAFLITGEAGSGKSELAAKVISLINPPEQSGGMNLFGEPEEVPTPDLESLEGDLVRIVSPKSKSRRIVVDDIRELEKSFYVASATGKWKVGVIQHADRMGVGAENAFLKTLEEPPADCLLLLLSDAPELLLPTILSRCVRLPLMAKAEGREVSESQRVLLDALAGLAKQGMGNIAQALTLRSAFSELLVKRRAEIAKLNDLALKEETAKYKNTTDGEWLKHREDYYKGHTESEYLGERERLLEVLIAWMGDVVRQKCGVERLDFPSQKATTETVASKHELADLLQRMDALENLRTNLETNVQEQLALEVAFLKAYA, translated from the coding sequence ATGGCATACACGGCGGAAAAAGCCTTTGAGTTAATCGAGGCAGCACACCAAAGAGGCAGACTGGCACACGCCTTCCTGATCACCGGGGAGGCGGGCAGTGGCAAATCCGAGCTCGCGGCCAAGGTGATCTCGCTGATCAATCCGCCCGAGCAAAGCGGCGGGATGAATCTGTTTGGCGAGCCGGAAGAGGTGCCGACCCCCGACCTGGAATCGCTCGAGGGCGATCTGGTCCGCATTGTCAGCCCGAAGTCGAAATCGCGCCGGATTGTGGTCGATGACATCCGGGAACTGGAGAAATCCTTCTACGTGGCCTCCGCCACTGGAAAGTGGAAAGTGGGGGTGATTCAGCACGCCGATCGTATGGGTGTGGGTGCGGAAAATGCCTTTCTCAAAACCTTGGAAGAGCCGCCGGCCGATTGCTTGCTGCTGCTGCTCTCCGATGCTCCGGAGTTGCTTTTGCCCACCATTCTTTCGCGCTGTGTGCGTCTGCCATTGATGGCCAAGGCCGAGGGGCGGGAGGTTTCCGAATCGCAGCGGGTCTTGCTGGATGCTCTGGCAGGGCTGGCCAAGCAGGGGATGGGAAACATCGCCCAGGCGCTCACTCTCCGGTCTGCCTTCAGTGAGCTGCTGGTTAAACGCCGGGCAGAAATTGCCAAGCTGAATGATCTCGCACTGAAAGAAGAAACCGCCAAGTATAAAAACACCACCGATGGCGAGTGGCTCAAGCACCGCGAGGATTATTATAAAGGGCATACCGAGTCCGAATACCTCGGCGAGCGGGAACGACTCCTTGAGGTCCTGATTGCCTGGATGGGCGATGTGGTGCGACAGAAATGCGGCGTGGAGCGGCTGGATTTCCCATCGCAAAAAGCCACCACCGAGACCGTGGCCAGCAAGCATGAACTGGCCGACCTGCTGCAACGCATGGATGCTCTGGAAAACTTGCGGACGAATTTGGAGACCAACGTGCAGGAGCAGCTGGCACTGGAAGTTGCCTTTCTCAAGGCCTACGCCTAA
- a CDS encoding thioredoxin family protein yields MKKTILASLALAITASFATAGGENWMNDFKAAQKKAAAENKDLLVDFTGSDWCGWCIKLNKEVFQHDPFKTGVADKFVLVELDFPRDKSKLSKETQEQNAALQAKYEVRGFPTILLLDSEGRPYAKTGYQAGGPEKYVAHLDELRAKRTERDEALKAAESLEGVAKAKQLVKALETIPEDYHSQYSELTEQVAKLDPNDETGYVAKQQHKAALENLAKEVMMATRSGKVDEALSSVDKFLADNSLEGEEKQQIIAMKMNPLLANKKFDEAGVVLDEIIAAAPESNYAKQATAFKARLAKMKESAQ; encoded by the coding sequence ATGAAAAAAACCATACTTGCCAGCCTTGCTCTGGCCATTACCGCATCCTTTGCCACTGCTGGTGGTGAAAACTGGATGAACGACTTCAAAGCAGCTCAGAAAAAAGCTGCCGCTGAAAACAAAGACCTTCTCGTCGATTTCACCGGCTCAGACTGGTGTGGCTGGTGCATCAAATTGAACAAGGAAGTGTTCCAACACGATCCGTTCAAAACTGGCGTCGCCGATAAGTTTGTGCTCGTGGAACTCGATTTCCCACGCGACAAATCCAAGTTGAGCAAAGAAACTCAGGAGCAAAATGCTGCCCTGCAAGCCAAGTATGAGGTGCGTGGATTCCCCACCATCCTGCTGCTCGACTCCGAAGGCCGCCCATACGCCAAAACTGGCTACCAAGCTGGTGGACCGGAAAAATACGTCGCTCACCTCGATGAACTTCGCGCCAAACGCACCGAGCGTGACGAGGCCCTGAAAGCTGCTGAAAGCCTCGAAGGCGTGGCCAAGGCCAAGCAACTGGTGAAAGCTCTTGAGACCATCCCAGAAGACTACCACTCCCAGTATTCTGAGCTCACCGAGCAAGTCGCCAAACTCGATCCTAACGATGAGACCGGCTACGTCGCCAAACAGCAGCACAAAGCAGCCCTCGAAAACCTCGCCAAAGAGGTGATGATGGCTACCCGCAGCGGCAAGGTCGATGAAGCCCTCTCCAGTGTCGACAAATTCCTCGCCGACAACTCACTCGAAGGTGAAGAGAAGCAGCAGATCATCGCCATGAAAATGAACCCACTCCTGGCGAACAAGAAGTTCGACGAAGCCGGTGTGGTGCTGGACGAAATCATCGCTGCAGCTCCTGAGAGCAACTACGCCAAACAAGCCACTGCCTTCAAAGCGCGCCTCGCGAAAATGAAGGAATCGGCTCAGTAG
- a CDS encoding deoxycytidylate deaminase: MDKQPTTSAERISIPQYAMALAHIASLRSEDPFRKVGAAALDFDNRVVGTAYNGLAPGFDAPVGFWDNRDDRQKFMLHAEVNLCSLFKRGEVKLIASTTMPCTACMQTLCAYGIQEIYYGEVYHESAAPEIAETYGIKFEQITDYPLG, encoded by the coding sequence ATGGATAAGCAGCCCACTACTAGCGCGGAACGCATCAGCATCCCCCAATATGCCATGGCACTGGCGCACATCGCCAGCCTTCGCTCGGAAGATCCGTTTAGGAAAGTGGGCGCCGCGGCGCTGGACTTTGACAATCGCGTGGTCGGCACCGCCTACAATGGACTGGCACCCGGCTTCGATGCGCCGGTTGGCTTCTGGGACAATCGGGACGATCGGCAGAAGTTCATGCTGCACGCGGAGGTGAATCTCTGCAGCTTATTCAAGCGGGGCGAGGTCAAGCTGATCGCTTCCACCACCATGCCATGCACGGCCTGCATGCAGACTTTGTGTGCTTATGGGATTCAGGAAATTTACTACGGCGAGGTCTATCACGAGTCCGCCGCTCCGGAAATTGCCGAGACTTATGGGATCAAGTTCGAGCAAATCACCGACTACCCACTGGGATAG
- the ppk1 gene encoding polyphosphate kinase 1: protein MSFINREISWLEFNQRVLDEALRPELPLLERLKFLAITGSNLDEFFQVRVGSLHLVRSGGSRKRGISGLTPTQQLAAIRKRALQMNEDQYRLLCEELLPTMAEEGLVLTAASELTPHQLDSLTKRFHNSIYPLLTPLACELDEDPPSVPSLRIIIACELKEEGSEEPRTVLIPVPETLPRFIHVPSVEHSDTEKSTENLIAIEQVIALFAGQFFPDETVGSTLPFRITRNGDIAVQEEDAIDLAGEMEEVLAARKTSNTVRLEYPTKGPLRLKKTIRTLFKASSAEIYQTAGPLALTDFMSLAFSSGFDDLRDESWEPQPSTAIDPGVSLFETLSERDVMLHHPYESFEPVLRFIEEASVDPDTIAIKQVLYRTADDSRIIKALLRAAENGKQVTVLVELKARFDEARNLMRAEELQRAGVQIVYGVKGLKTHAKIALVIRNEDGQLKRYVHLGTGNYNESTAKIYTDISYLTARPEYGADASLFFNAVTGRSKLTRFSKLVPAPTHMKPRLLELIAAEGKRAKAGEPASITAKINSLQDKEIIEALYQASADGVKINLNVRGVCCLKPGKRKEAKNIRVVSVIDRYLEHARIISFHHGGSPLVFIASADWMTRNLDKRVELMIPIEDKKSRKELLQILEAAFKDNCNAFEIQPDGSSERVQRPKGKKRFRLQAYLQEQARANAKARAHERSTTFEPHIPSE, encoded by the coding sequence ATGTCATTCATCAACCGCGAAATCTCCTGGCTGGAGTTCAACCAGAGGGTGCTCGATGAAGCTCTGCGCCCTGAGCTCCCCCTTCTCGAACGACTCAAGTTCTTAGCCATCACCGGATCGAACTTGGACGAGTTCTTCCAAGTGCGCGTTGGGAGCCTGCATCTGGTGCGCTCCGGCGGCTCGCGCAAGCGCGGCATCTCCGGCCTCACACCCACCCAGCAGCTCGCCGCCATCCGCAAGCGTGCGCTGCAAATGAACGAGGACCAATACCGCCTGCTCTGCGAGGAACTACTGCCCACCATGGCCGAGGAAGGTCTGGTGCTCACCGCCGCCAGCGAGCTCACCCCGCACCAGCTGGACAGCCTAACCAAGCGCTTTCACAACTCGATCTACCCCCTACTCACGCCACTGGCCTGCGAGCTGGACGAAGATCCACCCTCCGTGCCCTCACTGCGCATCATCATCGCCTGCGAGCTGAAGGAAGAAGGATCCGAGGAGCCGCGCACCGTGCTGATCCCCGTGCCGGAGACCCTGCCGCGATTCATTCACGTGCCGTCCGTCGAGCACTCGGACACGGAGAAATCCACGGAAAACCTGATCGCCATCGAGCAGGTGATCGCGCTCTTTGCCGGGCAGTTTTTTCCCGATGAAACCGTCGGCTCCACCCTGCCCTTCAGGATCACCCGCAATGGCGACATTGCCGTGCAGGAAGAGGATGCCATCGATCTCGCGGGCGAAATGGAAGAGGTGCTCGCCGCGCGCAAGACCAGTAACACGGTCCGACTGGAATACCCCACCAAAGGACCACTACGATTGAAAAAAACAATCCGCACCCTGTTCAAAGCCAGCAGCGCGGAGATCTATCAGACAGCGGGTCCCCTCGCCCTCACCGATTTCATGTCGCTGGCCTTCTCCTCCGGCTTCGACGACCTGCGCGACGAATCCTGGGAGCCGCAGCCATCCACCGCCATCGACCCCGGCGTCAGCCTCTTCGAGACCCTCTCCGAGCGCGACGTCATGCTGCACCACCCTTACGAAAGTTTTGAGCCGGTGCTGCGATTCATTGAAGAAGCCTCGGTCGATCCGGACACCATCGCCATCAAGCAGGTGCTCTACCGCACCGCCGACGACTCCCGCATCATCAAAGCGCTGCTGAGAGCTGCCGAAAATGGTAAACAGGTCACCGTGTTGGTGGAGCTGAAAGCCCGCTTCGACGAGGCCAGAAACCTGATGCGCGCCGAGGAACTCCAGCGCGCCGGCGTGCAGATCGTTTACGGCGTCAAGGGACTGAAAACCCACGCCAAAATCGCTCTCGTGATCCGCAATGAAGACGGTCAGCTGAAACGCTACGTCCACCTCGGCACCGGCAACTACAACGAATCGACCGCCAAGATCTACACCGACATCTCCTACCTCACCGCCCGACCCGAATACGGCGCCGACGCCTCGCTTTTCTTCAACGCTGTCACCGGTCGATCCAAGCTCACTAGGTTCAGCAAGCTGGTGCCTGCACCGACGCATATGAAGCCTCGATTGTTAGAACTGATCGCCGCCGAGGGCAAACGTGCGAAAGCCGGAGAGCCGGCATCGATCACCGCCAAGATCAACTCACTGCAGGACAAGGAAATCATCGAGGCACTCTATCAGGCCTCCGCCGACGGCGTGAAGATCAACCTCAACGTCCGCGGCGTCTGCTGCCTGAAACCCGGCAAGCGCAAGGAGGCGAAAAACATCCGCGTGGTCTCGGTGATCGATCGCTATCTCGAACACGCCCGCATCATCTCCTTCCACCACGGCGGTTCCCCCTTGGTATTCATCGCCTCGGCCGACTGGATGACGCGCAACCTCGACAAGCGCGTGGAGCTGATGATCCCCATCGAAGATAAAAAGAGCCGGAAAGAACTCCTGCAAATCCTCGAGGCCGCCTTCAAGGACAACTGCAACGCCTTTGAAATTCAACCCGATGGCAGCTCCGAGCGAGTGCAACGGCCGAAAGGCAAGAAACGCTTCCGTTTGCAAGCCTACCTCCAGGAGCAAGCGCGCGCCAATGCCAAAGCCCGCGCCCACGAGCGCAGCACCACCTTCGAGCCTCATATTCCAAGTGAGTAA
- a CDS encoding HD domain-containing protein — protein MTSATPPYLQASIHIGASSISMLVVENRAGNEGDAASRPGEFLEQSLPLARDIFQRGSIRRSTIEQCVKILKGYQQALRELGATDETPIRAVGTNILIEASNHDAFLNRIQIGCGMQIDTLDDGEMTRLIYLKTRRRLLDTPSMKTRTTLVVHAGPGNTRALLFKKGRISDYTNYRLGVYRTNEAISGNELSGPQLRKIIREHIGSLVNQIHHNYHDAGIEELVIIGYEIQDLATALVKPGKTKSTPQALAELTSEIVAMSEEARVKKFRLDYATAQAVVPALEINLAIAESLDVDTLRLPGSDYERGLLVDLPATFSLTASFQEEVVRSAEGLALKYKVHQAHAHQVARLSETLFEQTKALHQLGEHDALLLKCAALVHECGNFVSVRAHHKHSHYIIQHSEIFGLGQRDISIIALIARYHRKSGPKSTHAGYRSLSSTDRMRVSKLAAILRVADALDRSHSNRIGQISISVVKQKLVIELKGIADASSERLSMAPKANLFHDIFGLRVTLIEGH, from the coding sequence ATGACATCAGCCACTCCGCCCTACCTTCAAGCCTCCATCCACATCGGCGCCAGTTCCATTTCCATGCTGGTGGTCGAAAACCGAGCCGGCAACGAGGGCGACGCCGCGTCCCGACCCGGTGAGTTTCTGGAACAATCGCTACCCTTGGCGCGCGACATTTTCCAGCGCGGCAGTATCCGCCGCAGCACCATCGAGCAGTGCGTGAAAATCCTCAAAGGTTACCAGCAAGCACTGCGTGAATTGGGAGCCACCGATGAAACGCCAATCCGTGCGGTGGGCACCAACATTCTGATCGAGGCGAGCAACCATGATGCCTTTTTGAATCGCATCCAAATCGGCTGCGGCATGCAGATCGACACCCTCGACGATGGCGAAATGACCCGGCTGATCTATCTCAAGACCCGCCGCCGCCTGCTCGACACCCCTTCAATGAAAACCCGCACCACCCTGGTGGTGCACGCCGGCCCGGGCAACACCCGCGCCCTGCTGTTCAAGAAGGGTCGTATCTCCGATTACACCAATTACCGATTGGGAGTTTACCGCACCAATGAGGCAATCTCCGGCAACGAGCTCAGCGGTCCGCAGCTGCGCAAGATCATCCGCGAGCACATTGGCAGCCTGGTGAACCAGATCCACCACAACTACCACGATGCCGGCATCGAGGAGCTGGTCATCATCGGCTACGAAATCCAAGACCTCGCCACCGCCTTGGTCAAACCCGGCAAAACCAAAAGCACCCCGCAGGCACTGGCGGAACTGACCAGCGAGATCGTGGCGATGAGCGAGGAGGCCCGGGTGAAGAAGTTCAGACTCGATTACGCCACCGCCCAGGCGGTGGTGCCCGCCTTGGAAATCAACTTGGCGATCGCCGAGAGCCTCGATGTCGATACCCTACGTCTCCCCGGCAGCGACTACGAACGGGGTTTACTGGTCGATCTTCCGGCGACCTTTTCTCTCACTGCCAGCTTCCAGGAGGAGGTGGTGCGCTCTGCGGAAGGGCTGGCGCTGAAATACAAGGTCCATCAGGCCCACGCCCATCAGGTCGCCCGACTGAGCGAAACTCTCTTCGAGCAAACCAAGGCGCTGCACCAGCTCGGCGAACACGACGCCCTGCTGCTGAAATGCGCGGCCCTGGTGCACGAGTGCGGTAACTTCGTCAGCGTCCGCGCCCACCACAAGCACTCACACTACATCATCCAGCACAGCGAAATCTTCGGTCTGGGACAGCGTGATATTTCCATCATCGCCCTGATCGCACGCTATCACCGGAAGTCGGGCCCTAAATCGACCCACGCCGGCTACCGCAGCCTGAGCTCCACAGATCGGATGCGGGTGTCCAAACTCGCCGCCATCCTCAGGGTGGCCGATGCACTGGACCGCAGCCACTCGAACCGCATCGGCCAGATCTCTATCAGCGTGGTGAAGCAGAAGCTGGTGATCGAGCTAAAAGGCATTGCCGATGCCTCCTCCGAACGACTTTCCATGGCTCCCAAGGCCAACCTTTTTCACGATATTTTCGGTCTCCGCGTCACCTTGATCGAAGGCCACTAA
- the nadD gene encoding nicotinate (nicotinamide) nucleotide adenylyltransferase: protein MVAPPPNSALDLKPRPWAAKMSAAPQNIGLFGGTFDPIHLGHSHIAEAAIRECSLDQLIFLPCRKSPHKTGVQHASGTDRLNMCRLATAGLDKVLVDDFDLTAPEPSYSWRTVEHMQQRFPGARLFWLMGTDQWQALPRWNRSEHLASLVEFIVFTRGETPAPRDGHRMQVISGHHPASATQIRAAVAEGDDQQLHAWLAPDVLHYIRKHQLYTRPS, encoded by the coding sequence ATGGTAGCTCCTCCACCGAATTCAGCGCTGGACCTGAAGCCGAGACCATGGGCCGCTAAGATGAGCGCCGCGCCGCAGAACATCGGCCTCTTTGGTGGCACCTTCGATCCCATCCACCTCGGCCACAGCCACATCGCCGAGGCCGCGATCCGCGAGTGCTCACTCGATCAGCTGATCTTCCTGCCCTGCAGAAAATCGCCGCATAAAACCGGCGTGCAACATGCCAGTGGCACGGACCGATTGAACATGTGCCGCCTGGCCACCGCCGGATTGGACAAGGTGCTGGTCGATGACTTCGATCTCACCGCCCCCGAGCCCAGCTACTCCTGGCGCACCGTTGAGCACATGCAGCAGCGCTTCCCCGGCGCCCGACTGTTCTGGCTGATGGGCACGGACCAGTGGCAGGCGCTGCCACGCTGGAATCGCTCCGAACATCTCGCCAGCCTGGTGGAATTCATCGTGTTCACCCGCGGAGAAACTCCGGCTCCACGTGACGGCCACCGGATGCAGGTCATCAGCGGCCACCACCCGGCATCGGCCACCCAGATCCGCGCCGCAGTGGCGGAGGGCGACGACCAGCAACTGCACGCATGGCTCGCCCCCGATGTGCTGCACTACATCCGCAAGCACCAGCTATACACCCGCCCGTCCTAA
- the smpB gene encoding SsrA-binding protein SmpB: MSADIANNRKARRDYHISDTYECGLELKGTEVKSIRDGKVNIADAYARIENGQAFLYGCHIQPWQTAGDWFQHGVTRPRRLLLHKKEIIKLAEESAQKGCTLPCLRMYWKGGRVKVEVGVGKGKSHSDQRQDLKKRTEMREAQREMARFNRR; this comes from the coding sequence ATGAGTGCCGACATTGCGAACAACCGGAAAGCACGCCGAGATTATCATATTTCAGATACCTACGAGTGCGGCCTTGAGCTTAAGGGCACCGAGGTGAAGTCGATCCGCGATGGCAAGGTGAACATCGCCGATGCCTACGCGAGGATCGAGAATGGTCAGGCATTCCTTTACGGCTGCCATATCCAGCCGTGGCAAACCGCCGGCGATTGGTTCCAGCACGGAGTCACCCGCCCACGCCGACTGCTGCTGCACAAGAAGGAGATCATCAAACTGGCCGAGGAATCGGCGCAAAAGGGCTGCACCTTACCCTGCCTCCGGATGTATTGGAAAGGCGGTCGCGTGAAGGTGGAAGTGGGCGTCGGCAAGGGAAAGAGCCACTCCGATCAGCGCCAAGATCTGAAGAAGCGCACGGAAATGCGTGAGGCCCAGCGTGAAATGGCACGCTTCAACCGCCGCTAG
- a CDS encoding DNA-directed RNA polymerase subunit omega, whose product MDPSNIVPFEQSQPVSKFPAKSMKSNLVVQASEIIEDPQILVNVVSQRVAQLNQGRSPLIDTVPSMGAADIALTEIIEGKVVIAKPDGE is encoded by the coding sequence ATGGACCCATCGAACATTGTGCCGTTTGAGCAGTCCCAGCCCGTTTCCAAGTTTCCTGCAAAATCCATGAAAAGCAACCTAGTTGTCCAAGCCTCCGAGATCATTGAAGACCCGCAAATCCTTGTGAACGTTGTGTCACAGCGCGTTGCCCAGCTTAACCAAGGGCGCTCGCCACTGATCGATACTGTTCCTAGCATGGGGGCGGCCGACATTGCTTTGACTGAAATCATCGAAGGCAAGGTTGTGATTGCCAAGCCTGACGGCGAATAA
- a CDS encoding metallophosphoesterase, protein MSEKKGSVFNRRNFIRASVLGSIGAYSYARWVEPGWLTITEKDIVLPKLPPALDGVVIAQLTDFHFQPDRDESLIADAVAAVNAHQPDLIALTGDFITESSKVFSPLMQVLSGLEAKHGIYGVMGNHDGWSQRPGFYRQGFQEVGMEFLTNRGSRIELRGESLFITGTDSVWSGKVDAAACWKGHRDEPVLSLVHEPDVFDHLRPNHRIDLQLSGHTHGGQCRVPLIGYAPVKVRYGRNYIYGEYARDDSKIFVSRGLGTVGQRVRFACAPEVAILTLRSA, encoded by the coding sequence ATGAGCGAGAAAAAAGGCAGCGTGTTCAATCGGCGCAATTTCATTCGCGCCAGCGTGCTGGGATCGATCGGGGCCTACTCCTACGCCCGCTGGGTCGAGCCCGGCTGGCTCACGATCACGGAAAAGGACATCGTGCTGCCCAAGCTCCCGCCCGCCCTCGATGGAGTGGTGATCGCGCAGCTCACCGATTTCCATTTCCAACCCGACCGCGACGAGTCCCTGATCGCCGATGCGGTGGCCGCCGTGAATGCGCATCAGCCGGATCTCATCGCCCTCACTGGCGACTTCATCACGGAGTCCTCCAAAGTGTTCAGCCCACTGATGCAAGTGCTCAGTGGGCTCGAGGCCAAACATGGTATCTATGGCGTCATGGGCAACCACGATGGATGGAGCCAGCGCCCGGGCTTCTACCGGCAGGGCTTCCAAGAGGTCGGCATGGAGTTTCTAACCAACCGAGGAAGCCGCATCGAACTGCGCGGAGAATCTCTGTTTATCACCGGCACCGATTCCGTCTGGTCGGGGAAAGTGGATGCCGCCGCCTGCTGGAAAGGTCACCGTGACGAGCCAGTGCTGTCGCTGGTGCACGAGCCGGATGTGTTCGATCACCTACGCCCGAACCATCGCATCGACCTCCAGCTCTCCGGTCACACCCACGGAGGCCAATGCCGAGTGCCACTGATCGGCTACGCACCCGTCAAAGTCCGCTACGGCAGAAACTACATCTACGGTGAGTATGCCCGTGACGACTCCAAGATCTTCGTATCGCGCGGACTGGGAACGGTCGGTCAGCGGGTGCGATTTGCCTGCGCCCCCGAGGTGGCGATCCTCACCCTGCGCTCAGCCTAG